The nucleotide sequence CGATGGAAGTGGTGGACACACCGTTCCGCGGCGGCGATCTCCGCTATGGTTACCAGGCCGTCGCCGACAATCTGCCAAACGACCGGCGCATCCACGAGCAGAAGGGCAGCAAGAAGATCTTCTTCAAGAACTTCATGGACGCTCGCGTGAACTATGTAATCTTGCCTATCGCCAAGCTGCTGATGACCCCTGAGCAGGCTGCGAAGGCGACTGGTGAAGGGTATATGGCCTGAACGCTGATGCATGAAATCAGCCATGGCATTGGCCCGGTAAGCGCGCGCACGCCGAACGGCCAGGTTGGTATCAATGAAGCCATTGGCCCCATGTTCAGCGCGCTGGAGGAAGCCAAAGCCGACGTGGTCGGCATGTGGGCGCTGCGTTATCTTGTCGACAAGGGAGTGCTTCCGAAGGAAAAGCTGGAGGAATATTACGCTTCATATCTCGCGGGCAATTTCCGCACCTTGCGATTCGGCATCGGAGAAGCTCACGGTCAGGCCGAAATGATGGAGTTCAACTATCACCTTGAGAGCGGCGCCTACAAACAAGACGCGTCAGGCCGGTATGTAGTTGACCACCAGAAAATCGGACCATCGATTGCAGCGTTGGCGAAGGAACTGCTGGAGATCGAGGCGACGGGCGATCGTGCACGTGCCGAGGCCTGGTTTAAGAAATACGACAAGATGCCCGAGCATCTTGCTAAAGCGCTAAAGAAGACCGAGCACGTGCCCGTAGATTTGGACCCAAGGTTCAGCTTCCCCGACCAGGTGGAGTGAACCTACGCTGGCAATAGTAAGCCCGGCTTCTTCTAGCCGGGCTTATTATTTCTGGCGAACTGCGGTTATTCCATCCAGTCCACTTTCGCCGCATGCGCGATGATGCCGGCCTTGTGACCCATGTCGAGCAGACGGCGCACCGCTTCGCGCCCGTCGCTGCCGTAATCGACGGTACGCTCGTTGACGTACATGCCGACGAACTTGTCCGCTGAGGCCGTGTCCAGGTCGCGGGCGAACTGCATAGCGTACTGAAGGGCTTCATCGCGGTGATCCAGCGCATATTGAATGCTGTCTTTCAGCGCCACCGAGACGTTATGGATAACCTCAGGCCCCAACTCGCGGCGGATCGCATTACCGCCCAGCGGAAGAGGAAGACCCGTAATGTCGCGCCACCACTTGCCAAGGTCGATGATCCGGTGCAGGCCCGACTTCGCGTACGTCAACTGACCTTCATGGATAATCAGGCCCGCTTCGTACTTGCCGGCCACCACTTCCGGGATAATCTGGTCGAAGGGAACAACTTCCGTTTCGATTCCCGGGGCAAACAGCTTTAACGCCAAGTATGCCGTCGTCAGTGTTCCGGGCACCGCGATCTTGATCTGCTTAATTTCGTGGATCGAGAAGCTCCGTGTCGAAACGATCATCGGGCCATAGCCGTCACCAACGCTGCCGCCGCAGGTCATCAGCGCATACTTGTCCTGCAGGTAGGGATAAGCGTGGAACGAGATTGCGGTGACGTCGTAAACACCTTCCATCGCTTTCCGGTTCAGCGTCTCGATATCGCAGAGCGTGTGGTTGAACTTCAGGCCCGGAACACGGACTTTGTTGGTCGCGAGACCGTAAAACATGAACGCGTCATCCGAATCCGGACTGTGCGCAACACTTATTTCTTGCACTTTAGACGAAGCACTGCTTGTAACCATATTTCTTGCCGCTAAACAGCGGGAACTCCTTTAGCTTATGAAGCCCTGAAATTTGTTGGAACGATGCAGATGCAAGGAGGCGCCTACCGCTACCATGATCTTGCTTACTTCTCCGAATACAAACGGGTAAACACCCCAATTCGTCGCCTGGACAAAATTCGCACCGAGTGCGATCAGCCAGCTAATGCCACCTGCGAACAGAACCATCTCACCCAGTACTGCGGCAATTGCAAAACGGGAAACGCTGTGCGTCCCGCGCTCCGCAATCCAACCGGCCACAAACGCGGCCAGCGGATAGGCCATCAGGTAGCCGCCCGTCGGACCCAGGATCTGCGCCACGCCACCAGGTCCGCCATTGCTGAAGACCGGGAGGCCCATGGCCCCAGCGCCCAGGTACAGCAACATCGAAGCTGCCGCCCGGCGGCTTCCCAGTGCCAATCCGATGAAGAGGACGCCCAGGTTCGAGAGCGTGAGAACGACCGGCGTGAACGGAAGCGGCATGGAGAATCGTGCCAGGATCGCCATCAATAGCGTGGCACCAACCACCAGCAACACCTGGAACGGCAAAGAGACTGTCCGAGCTTTGACTGCCTGCACTGCAGAATTTTGCATGATTATCCTAACTTCCGGTCCTCGTGCCGGGTGGGGTCTCGTGGTGCATCTGGGAAACGGCCCCTTCAGGATTCTTCGTGGAATCCTTCATGTGCCGTCGGATCTTCACGTATGCGGCGGCCACTGCACCGACGAGCGCAATCAGGCACAGGACCAGCAGTACATACAGAGCTTTGATGAACACAAGGTACTTAGAATATCAAAAACCGCCGCTCAGGCGGCGGTCTAAGTAGAGATTGTACTGCGCAGGCAGGCGTTATTTCTGCATAGCTCGCTCAATTTCGTCTGCGGTCTTCGGCAGACTGCCGGTCAAGTTGATCAACTTTCCGTTCTCGTCCACGTAGAACGTGTCCTCGATTCGAACTCCAAGATTTTCTTCAGGAATGTAAATGCCTGGTTCGATCGTAAAAACTTCTCCCGGGCCGAGCGGCTTGCTCGTGGGACCCGGGTCGTGGACATTCAGTCCTACGCGATGGCCGAGTCCGTGAATGAAGTACTTTCCAAGTGGCTTTCCCTTCAAGTCCTTACCGTGCGTGTTGATGTAATCGTAAGCGACAAGGTGCAGCGACTTGCCCTTCTGACGGTCAAGCGTAGATTCTCCCGATTTAAACGCCGCGATAGCAGCTTGCGCTGCCCCAAGCACCACGTTGTAGATCTCTCGTTGGCGAGCCGTGAATTTGCCGTTCGCCGGAATCGTGCGCGTGGTGTCGTTGGCGTACATGGAATATTCGCCGCCCACATCGATCACCACAATATCTCCGTCCTTGATGACCCTCGGACCGGCTGAGTAGTGCAGAACGGTCGAGTTGAACCCGCTGCCTACAATCGGGGCATATGCGGGGCGCTCACAGCCACGACGGGCGTATTCGTACGTCATCAGGGCGCCTATCTCGTGCTCGGTGACGCCGGGCTTCATCGCCTTCATCGCCGCAAGATGGGCCGCAGCGGTTGCGTCGGCTGCCTTCTTCAGCAGCGCCAACTCGCCGGCGTCTTTGATGCTGCGTATCTCTGCGATCTTGTCGCTGCCATCCTCGAACCTTGTGAAACCGGGAAACGAGTTGGTCCGTTGCAGCCATTCTGCAGCCGCATCGGTTTCAGCACTCTTATTTACGAACACCGTTGTTTGTCCCTGCGGAGCAATCTTGATCAATTCATCGCGCATGCGGTCGAGTGCCGCCACGCGATCCACACCGGTGCGCTCGCGAATGTCCGGATCGGCCGGGCCGGGCTTTATGCCCGTCCATTTCTCTTCCACCGCATTTCGAACTGGAAGGAAGAGGACTTCGGAATAGGCGCGAGCGGCGTCTTCGCCCTTCGCTTCCACCGCGGGAGCCACCAGCAGCACGCCGCCTGGTTCGATGATGCCGGTCAGGTAATAGAAGTCTTCGTTCTGGCGAAAGCCATATACCGCGTTCGGGCCTTCCGACTCCGTGCCTGCAAAAACCAGAAACATCCCATGATCGCCGGCCAGTTTGGACAAGGCGACCCGCCGGGCACGGTAATCGGCGTTCGGTTGACGTTCGAGAGCGAGGCAAAATGTCGAGGCCAGCAGGAGAACAGCGATCAGTGTCTTGCGCACAATTTCCTCGAAAGGCGGTTAGTCCGCGAATTATACGGCCTAACCGCCGCAACCCGAGGCTTTTCTTAAGCTACACGCTCCAATTGGGACGACTTCCGATTTTTCAGCACGACGTAAAGTCCAACGAGCGCCGGAACGGCCATCGCCGCGGCACTCAACGGCTTTTTCATCTTGGAGCCATTCTTCCAGCCACCGTGAATTTCGCCCTTTTCCGATTTCGATGGGTTCCAGAGGGTACCCGAGTGGGCGTCGACTTTCTTCGATTTATCGAAGTGCTTCCGGTCGGTCATCAACGCCATTTCCTTCTCGGTCACCGGTCGTGACAGCTTCTGCTGTATCCCCATCCACTTGCCCATCTTGCCGACGTGAGCTTCGTCCTGCGGGTTCTCGGCCAGGTTGAAGATAATCTCGGCGGCTTTTTCGGGTGTTTCAATGGGCGGAGCGGGCTTTACTTCGAAACCGCTGTAGTTCGCTTCGTGCTCGAAGAATGGCGTGTCCACCGATTGCGGGAAGACCGTGCACACATGGATGTCTTCGTAATCGTCGAGCCAGAGTTCCTGCCGGATGCATCCTGAGAGCGCGCGAATGGCGTGCTTGGAAGCCGAGTACGAGCTCATGTAAGGCTGGGTGATCTTGCCCAGTACGGACGAAATATTGATCAGCACTCCGCTGCCTTGTTCTTTGAACCGGTGCAATGCAACCTGCGAGCCGTTCAGCGTTCCGTTGACGTTGGTCTCAATCAGGCGCTGGTGTTCCTCGATCGGAATCTCGTCGAATTTGCCGACTGCGCCGACGCCGGCGTTGTTGATCCAGACATCGATGCGCCCGAATCTCTTGATGGCAGCCTTGGCAAGTTTCTCGACCGAATTGTGATCGCTCACGTCGCTCTCGACCGCAAGCGCTTCCGTGCCCAGTGCCTCGCATTCCTCGACTAGATCCTTCAACAGATTCTTGCGCCGGGCCGAAACGACTACGCTGTCGCCCGCACGTGCAAAACGAAGTGCTGTTGCGCGTCCAATGCCGCTGGACGCACCGGTTATTACCACCACTCTGCCGCCTACCTCTTCTCTCATTCCATGCGCTCCCATTTGTGGTTTAACCGAGAGATGTGAGCGCCCAACCGGAAGATGGCCATAAACAAAAAGGCCCGGCGCGCGGCCGGGCCTTCGGTGC is from Terriglobales bacterium and encodes:
- a CDS encoding SDR family oxidoreductase; the encoded protein is MREEVGGRVVVITGASSGIGRATALRFARAGDSVVVSARRKNLLKDLVEECEALGTEALAVESDVSDHNSVEKLAKAAIKRFGRIDVWINNAGVGAVGKFDEIPIEEHQRLIETNVNGTLNGSQVALHRFKEQGSGVLINISSVLGKITQPYMSSYSASKHAIRALSGCIRQELWLDDYEDIHVCTVFPQSVDTPFFEHEANYSGFEVKPAPPIETPEKAAEIIFNLAENPQDEAHVGKMGKWMGIQQKLSRPVTEKEMALMTDRKHFDKSKKVDAHSGTLWNPSKSEKGEIHGGWKNGSKMKKPLSAAAMAVPALVGLYVVLKNRKSSQLERVA
- a CDS encoding Xaa-Pro peptidase family protein; the encoded protein is MRKTLIAVLLLASTFCLALERQPNADYRARRVALSKLAGDHGMFLVFAGTESEGPNAVYGFRQNEDFYYLTGIIEPGGVLLVAPAVEAKGEDAARAYSEVLFLPVRNAVEEKWTGIKPGPADPDIRERTGVDRVAALDRMRDELIKIAPQGQTTVFVNKSAETDAAAEWLQRTNSFPGFTRFEDGSDKIAEIRSIKDAGELALLKKAADATAAAHLAAMKAMKPGVTEHEIGALMTYEYARRGCERPAYAPIVGSGFNSTVLHYSAGPRVIKDGDIVVIDVGGEYSMYANDTTRTIPANGKFTARQREIYNVVLGAAQAAIAAFKSGESTLDRQKGKSLHLVAYDYINTHGKDLKGKPLGKYFIHGLGHRVGLNVHDPGPTSKPLGPGEVFTIEPGIYIPEENLGVRIEDTFYVDENGKLINLTGSLPKTADEIERAMQK
- a CDS encoding biotin transporter BioY, whose translation is MQNSAVQAVKARTVSLPFQVLLVVGATLLMAILARFSMPLPFTPVVLTLSNLGVLFIGLALGSRRAAASMLLYLGAGAMGLPVFSNGGPGGVAQILGPTGGYLMAYPLAAFVAGWIAERGTHSVSRFAIAAVLGEMVLFAGGISWLIALGANFVQATNWGVYPFVFGEVSKIMVAVGASLHLHRSNKFQGFIS
- a CDS encoding MqnA/MqnD/SBP family protein gives rise to the protein MVTSSASSKVQEISVAHSPDSDDAFMFYGLATNKVRVPGLKFNHTLCDIETLNRKAMEGVYDVTAISFHAYPYLQDKYALMTCGGSVGDGYGPMIVSTRSFSIHEIKQIKIAVPGTLTTAYLALKLFAPGIETEVVPFDQIIPEVVAGKYEAGLIIHEGQLTYAKSGLHRIIDLGKWWRDITGLPLPLGGNAIRRELGPEVIHNVSVALKDSIQYALDHRDEALQYAMQFARDLDTASADKFVGMYVNERTVDYGSDGREAVRRLLDMGHKAGIIAHAAKVDWME